The genomic window GCTTGAGGATTTTTGTTTCATTTCAACAGTTGCCACTTGATTCGCTTCCACTTCAATTATTTTTTCAACAACTTTTTCGACTATGACTTCTTTCTCAACGATTTTTTCGACTTCTTTTTCGACAACCGTTTCAACGATGCGATCCACATATTGCACTTGGCTAGTCACGCTGCCTGTGGCGAGGGATTTGGCCATCTTAGCTTGGGTCGCAGCACTAATATGGTTAGTGGCGTTCAGTTTGATGTTCATCGCCGATGGCGCTTCACGCTCGGCAATCTCCTGTGACGTGACGGCTTGATAGGGGTCAACCTCAGTTAACGCCACACCGGCTACCGCGAGTTGCACTGCGGCTAAGCGTAATTGACTGTCACTGTCGCCCTTAGGATTCGGGTTCACGCTGACAAGGCAAAGCTCATTTAAGTGTTCACCTAAGGTATTTTCAACTAACTTTTGCAGTATGTTCTTAGGGCCAAACTCAACAAACACACGGGCGCCAGCGTCATACATGGCCTGCAGTTGTTCGCTAAAGCGAACCGATTGCAGCATGTGTTGTTTAAATTCTGCTTTAATCGCTTTGCCATCACTTGGATGCAATTGACCCGTGCCGTTGGCATAAAGTGCGACTTTTGGCGCGCTAAATTTTGCTTTATCAATGGCTTTGGCAAAGGGCTTTTGTGCGTGTCCAACCAATGGGGTATGGAACGCGCCTGAGACGGGCAGGGCAATCGCTTTAAAGCCTAGCTCGCTAATGGCTTTAGCGGCCAGCTGAGTTTGCTCTGTGCCACCTGCGATGACTAATTGCGTCGGCGCGTTGTAGTTGGCAATTTTAACGTCATCAAACTGGGCTAAACAGCGATTGAGCGCATCGATATCATTCTTTTGCTTAAGAATAATCGCGAACATGGTTCCTAAATCAACTTGAGTCCCAGTATCGCTCGGCACTTGCGCCATGGCATGTCCGCGGGCGAAAGCCAGTTCGACGTAATCCTCATTGGAAATCACGCCTGCCGCGCAAAGGGCTGACAATTCACCAAAGCTATGACCCGCCACCATATCGGGGGCAAAACCCGCTTGCGTTAATAGCGAATATTGCGCCATTGAAACTGCGCCTATGGCGCTTTGGGCGAACAGGGTATTGGTCAGCGCCGCTTCTTGGGCTTTAACTGCATCGGCATCGAATGCCGGAATAGGGTATAGGATGTTCGATAACGGCGTTTGGCCGTGGTGAGCAAATACCTTATCGCTGGCCGCCACTTGTTGGCGCATTTCAGGGAAATGGCAGGCAAGTTCGCGGCCCATGTTCAGGTACTGTGAACCTTGGCCGGCAAACAGGGCGGCTACTTTCTTTGATTCATCTTTAGCGAGCAAGGCATGGGAGCGGTAGCTGATCCCAGACGGTAATTGCCACACTTCAATTGCATTGGTTTCTAAATGCGCAATCGCTTGATTTAACTGAGCTTGTAGCTGAGCGATATCCTTAGCCACAAAACCTAAACGGGCATCTGTGCTTGCCAGCACGCGCAGCGGATATTGCTGAGCGATAGCGTTCAGACTCGCAGCGTTGCTCTTATTCGCGTTTGCGCTCGTGTTCACGCTTTGGCTCAGCGCAGCTTTTAACTCGCTAAGCAGCGCGTCTTTATTGGCTGCGGCAAACAATAGCGTTTGCGGCACACTGCGCTGACGATATTGCTCGTCACGGCTATGCTCAGGTTTGTATTCTTCTAATACAAGGTGGAAGTTCGTGCCGCCAAAACCAAAGGAGCTTACACCTGCACGGCGCGGCGTTGCATCGGCGCGCTGGAACCATGGGCGAGTTTCGGTATTTAAATAGAATGGCGAGCTTTCGATATTCAGTTTTGGATTAGGCTTGCTGACGTTAATGGTCGCAGGCAATACCTTGTGGTGCAGTGCCAGCGCAGCTTTGATCACCCCGGCAGTGCCCGCAGTGGATTTTGTGTGGCCCACTTGGGATTTTACCGATCCTAACGCGATATGTTGATTGGTGTCGTTGCCTTGGGCAAATACCGATTTTAAACCATTGAATTCAGCCACGTCACCCGCGGCAGTACCTGTGCCATGGGCTTCAACTAAGCCAATGCTGTGCGGGGCAAAACCCGCGTCATCGTAGGCGCGCTCCAATGCTTTAGCTTGGCCTTCGGGGCGCGGCGCATAAATACTCTTAAACTTACCGTCCGATGAAGCGCCAACACCTTTGATGACGGCATAAATCCGGTCGCCATCGCGCTCGGCATCTTCAAGGCGCTTAAGCGCGACCATGCCGATCCCTTCGCCGATCATCATGCCTTTTGAATCGATATCAAAGGGTTGAATGGTTTCGTTAGTGGTGAAGGCAGGCGTTTTTGAGAAGCTCATGTACATGGACGGCGAGTTGTCGGTACAGACGCCGCCTGTGATCATCATGTCGCTGCGACCTTCGGTCAGTTCAGTCAGCGCCATCCGCATGGCGGCAAGCGAGCCCGCACAGGCAGCATCGACTACGCAGTTCATGCCGCCAAAATCAAAACGGTTGGCGATACGGCCTGCAATCACGTTACCTAAGGACCCTGGGAAAGAGTTTTCTTCCCAGTGGATATATTGGTCTTGGAACTTTTTGATCAGCATTTCGCTGTCTTCATCGCTCAGGCCGCTGCTTTTAAATACTTTTTTAAGCACTGGATATTGCAGGCGCGAGTTCAAGCTCTGACTGATTTTTTGACCACCGCCCACGCCTAGGGTGATGCCGATACGGTCACGGTCGTAATCGGCGGGTAGATTGGCATCGGTGAGCACTTCTTTGGCGACAATCAGCGACAGCAACTGCGAGGTATCCGTCAGCTCAAGAATATTGGGCGGCAGACCAAATTCCATCGGATTGAAGTCAACTTCAGGCATAAAACCGCCGCGTTTACAGTAGCTTTTATCGGCTTTGCTTTTGTCGGCATCGTAGTAATCTTCGGTGCGCCAATGGGTATCAGGGATATCCGTAATAGCATCGATTTTTTCGCTGATCAAATCCCAAAATTTATTTAAATAGCGTGAGTTGGCGAAGATGCTGGCCATGCCGACGATGGCAACGGGCATATCTTTTAAGCGTTTGTTGAGTCGTTTATCTTTTTTTGACTCAGCTTTTGAATCAGTGGTTGAATGAGGTACAGAAGGGGTATGGCTCATAAAGAGTCTCCACGGGTCGACCTAGATTCGGTGACCTTGTTTTGGGATCCCGCCGCGCTTGTCTTTGGAGTGCCATGGGCACCGGGAAAACGGGCTAAGAAGGTGTGATAGTTGCGAACGAGCAACTTTCGTAAATGAAACGGCCCATGTTTGAGGACATAGGCGATATATCTATTGGTCGCTTGGGTGTTGCTGTCTTGATAAATATCGAGGTAAATCCAATCACTTGCCGTGTCTACGCCTAATAGCACTGAGCTTGGGGCTTGCTCAGTGAGCTGCGGCGGTATGGTGAGTGACACTACTTGCACCACAGTATCGCCATCGGTGCTCGGCAGGGCCAGCGCCTTGGCCAAGGTTTCTGGATTAACCGTATAGGTTTGAATATCGCTGCCTTGAGTCACAGGTAATTGATTAAAATAGCGTTCGGGGACTTTTGGGGCTTCAAATTCATCGAGGCGCGATATGCCGTAACGCTTTAAACAACGGGCAAGGCCGGAGCGCGACACATTGGGATTGATAAAGGTTTGGGTAACCTGAAGTAATCTATCTAGGGTGAGTTTTAGCTGGTAGCGTAACCCTACCACCACATATTCTTCCATCGGTGTGAGCGTGGTATTGAGGTGGTGTGGGGTGTTCGGACTGTCATCAATCGATTCCCGCTTCCGCCATTTGCGCACTGTGGCCTCGGTGATATTCAAAATTTTGGCAAGCTGACTCACACTCAAATCAGATTGCTGAATAAAGTGCCGCATCTCTGGCGTAGTGGTGGCGTTGCCGTGTCCCCTGGTTTTTTTGGGGGACTTTTTATCTGCGCTAGAACTCATTTATTGCGAGTGCTCATTTATCATTATCATCCGACACAATCTGTTGGGACTCGTTGCCATGCTTGCAAAGAACACTTTCGGTTGTTCTCGTTAGCTGGCGTATTAATTCAGAATGGTAGGCTTATGGTCACATAATGGGGATGCAGATTACCTGAGGTTTCGGGTCGATACAATCATATGGGACTGGAAAAGCGGATCGATTGAGTGCGGGTGTCATTTTTTGTGCACTGGAATGGCTTTTAGGGTCAATCGAGAGGCTTTTGAGGTCATAAGTGAACGAGTTAAGCTGTGAATACTGCGGTTTTATGGCTTTAGGGGGTAAAATGCCCACAAAATTCAGTCTTAATCTGTGGAACTATGGCAACCGTAATCCCAGCCGAGAGTAATAAATGGGCACATTAATCCCAGGGCAAAGTGATGTTTCACCTGCTGAGCCAGAGGCCTGCATAGCGTTATTTTTTATTCCCCTAGAGGAAATAAATGCTGAGTTGCAAACTCAGGCTATGGCGTGGTTGAGCGAGGATGAGCGGGCCAAGGTTGCCCGTTATCGTACCCCCAAGGCTCAAATGAATGCACTACTGGTGAGGGCTGCCCTGCGCGCCGTGTTATCGACAGTGCTCCCTAAAAATGGCTCAGCCAGTGTTCAGTCTTTGCATCCAAAGGATTGGTGTTTCGAATATGGTCCCAGAGGCAAACCCAGTTTAACGGCTTCGCAGTGGCAGCAAACTGGGTTGGATTTTAATGTCAGCCATAGTGGTGATTGGCTATTGATTGGTGTGACTAAGGCGCTAAAGGCGAGATCTGTGTTATTCGGTGTCGATATCGAAAGGTCGAGGCCAAAAACGGATATTTATCCAATTTTAAATCACTATTTTTCCCCCCAAGAAACGGCGACCTTGTTGACCCTCGCCGACGAACCTAGTCAGCGGCAACGCTTTTTTGATTTATGGGCACTAAAGGAATCCTATATCAAGGCGACAGGTTTAGGGCTAGCGCAGTCGCTTAAATCCTTTAGCTTTGATCTAAAGCCATTCGAGCCATTGGTGGCTGGAACGGTTGAGCTTAGGTGCCAAGATGCTGCCTTGATGCAATCCTGTGGTGTGGCCAATTTGTTGAGTGTCTACCCTAATATCCCGCTGCAAACCATCGATGCGAGTTCATGGTATTGGCAAACCTATTTTGGGCGTTTGACCGAGGAATATCGCTTTGCAGTGAGCTTAGGGCATACAGCTCATGCCGCGCTGCCCATGGGGTTAACCGCGCAGCTAAGTAGCATAGAAACCTTACTCGCTGATTATTATTAACCTGTTTTATTCATCTTCGGTTAAATATTCATGGGTATAGTCACACTTATAATATTTTGAATTTGAATGAAATAAATGAGGTTTAGCAATGAAGCGGATTAAATGCCTAATACCTGCCACTATGCTGGTGTTGCTATCTGGCTGCGGCTATTTTGGTGGCGATGAAAAGCAGCAATTAGAGCAGGCTTGGTTGGCCAAAGATCCACAGTTACAGCAAGTGGTTGAGCAAATTCGTGCTAATGGTTTAGATGTTGTGGCGCAAAGCGCGGCTGCGGGCACAGTTTCGGCCTGTGTGGCTGAAAAACTTAGCCAAGATCCGCTGGGTAAGTTAGTCAATGTTGAAGGCTCGCTGGTGGAGTCGGCTAAGGTGGCAGAACTGCTGGGTGACTTACAGAAAGTGATGGAGCAAGACGTGAGTTTTGATCAGGTCGCGAGCTTGCTACAAAAGGGCGCCGATGCGGCGGCCTATGCTAAAAGTCTTATAGAGCAACAAGGTTTAGAGCAAGCACTCCAAAGCCTTAAGCAAATGGCTGTGGCTAGCCAGCAATTTGCCCAGCAGGATTTAGGCGTGCATTTCCAGCAATTATTGCTTGAATGTAAAACCGTGGCTCCAACGCCGGCCTCTGAGAATTAATTTTGTGCTTAAATTTGCGTTTAAATTTGGCAAGATTATTCTGACTCTGCTTTGAATACTTTCGCTAACCCAGAGTGAGAGACGTTCAAGCTAAATATCAGTGGGACAGTTTTACACAAAAAAGCCCTGAAACTTCAGGGCTTTTTACTTTGAGGTTATTTTGTTGTTGGTAAGGGGACAATCTCAAAGTTGGCATCGAACTGCACTAAGGTCGACATGATTTTAGCAAAAGCGGTTTTATCGCCCTCGAGTTTGGCACTGCCGTTGGCCAGCAAGTCCTTCAGGGTCGTTTTACCGAGTAAAATCCCGGTAATATAGCGCTTATCGATATAAAGACTGCTATCGGCCGCCATTGGTTTATCAACCTTGATATTGCTTAAATTACCGTTGCTTAGCTCGACATAAAGGGTTTCTTGGGTGTCTGGGTTAATCACATTGAGCCTGATTAACCC from Shewanella putrefaciens includes these protein-coding regions:
- a CDS encoding helix-turn-helix domain-containing protein, yielding MSSSADKKSPKKTRGHGNATTTPEMRHFIQQSDLSVSQLAKILNITEATVRKWRKRESIDDSPNTPHHLNTTLTPMEEYVVVGLRYQLKLTLDRLLQVTQTFINPNVSRSGLARCLKRYGISRLDEFEAPKVPERYFNQLPVTQGSDIQTYTVNPETLAKALALPSTDGDTVVQVVSLTIPPQLTEQAPSSVLLGVDTASDWIYLDIYQDSNTQATNRYIAYVLKHGPFHLRKLLVRNYHTFLARFPGAHGTPKTSAAGSQNKVTESRSTRGDSL
- a CDS encoding 4'-phosphopantetheinyl transferase family protein, with product MGTLIPGQSDVSPAEPEACIALFFIPLEEINAELQTQAMAWLSEDERAKVARYRTPKAQMNALLVRAALRAVLSTVLPKNGSASVQSLHPKDWCFEYGPRGKPSLTASQWQQTGLDFNVSHSGDWLLIGVTKALKARSVLFGVDIERSRPKTDIYPILNHYFSPQETATLLTLADEPSQRQRFFDLWALKESYIKATGLGLAQSLKSFSFDLKPFEPLVAGTVELRCQDAALMQSCGVANLLSVYPNIPLQTIDASSWYWQTYFGRLTEEYRFAVSLGHTAHAALPMGLTAQLSSIETLLADYY